The following proteins come from a genomic window of Micromonospora echinofusca:
- a CDS encoding lysophospholipid acyltransferase family protein, whose product MPLLYTIGKLTVAPALRLAFRPTVEGLEHIPDTGGAIFAGNHLSVADELFLGTVVPRHLAFWAKSEYFKGTGPKGALSKHVLTGLGAIPVERAGGRAALSAFDAAIPVLKAGDLVAVYPEGTRSPDGRLYRGRTGAARLAVAAGVPIIPVGMTGTDKAQPIGTRVPRPGRAKITIRFGKPLDFTGRPDDRTSLREMTDEVMAEIQKLTGQEYVPRYAPPRAHSATPGDTPA is encoded by the coding sequence GTGCCCCTGCTCTACACCATCGGCAAGCTCACCGTGGCGCCCGCGCTCCGGCTGGCCTTCCGTCCGACCGTGGAGGGGTTGGAGCACATTCCGGACACGGGGGGTGCGATCTTCGCGGGCAACCACCTCTCGGTCGCCGACGAGCTGTTCCTCGGCACCGTGGTCCCCCGGCACCTGGCGTTCTGGGCGAAGTCGGAGTACTTCAAGGGCACCGGCCCGAAGGGCGCCCTCTCCAAGCACGTGCTCACCGGCCTGGGCGCCATCCCGGTCGAGCGGGCCGGCGGGCGCGCGGCGCTGTCCGCGTTCGACGCCGCCATCCCGGTGCTCAAGGCCGGCGACCTGGTCGCGGTCTATCCGGAGGGGACCCGGTCGCCGGACGGCCGGCTCTACCGGGGGCGCACCGGGGCGGCCCGGCTGGCGGTGGCGGCCGGCGTGCCGATCATCCCGGTCGGCATGACCGGCACCGACAAGGCCCAGCCCATCGGGACCCGGGTGCCCCGCCCCGGCCGCGCCAAGATCACCATCCGGTTCGGCAAGCCGCTCGACTTCACCGGCCGGCCGGACGACCGCACGTCGCTGCGCGAGATGACCGACGAGGTCATGGCCGAGATCCAGAAGCTCACCGGCCAGGAGTACGTGCCCCGCTACGCCCCGCCGCGCGCGCACTCCGCCACCCCCGGCGACACCCCGGCCTGA
- a CDS encoding TIGR03960 family B12-binding radical SAM protein, translating to MSVPSTTPRPAAANSIWPRLEPLLPQVTKPIQYVGGELGAVVKDWDAAAVRWALMYPDAYEVGLPNQGVQILYEVLNELPDVLAERTYAVWPDLEKLMRAHGVPQFTVDAHRSVRDFDVFGVSFSTELGYTNLLTAIDLAGIPLLAAGRTDADPVIVAGGHAAFNPEPIADFVDAAVLGDGEEAVLEITGIVREWKAEGSPGGRDELLLRLARTESVYVPRFYDVDYLPDGRIQRVVPNRADVPFRVHKRTTMDLDAWPYPKKPLVPLAETVHERYAVEIFRGCTRGCRFCQAGMITRPVRERSITTVGQMVREGLEFSGFHEVGLLSLSSADHSEIGDMCSGLAQQYEGTNVSLSLPSTRVDAFNIDLAQELSRNGRRTGLTFAPEGGSERIRKVINKMVSKEDLIRTVVTAYTNGWRQVKLYFMCGLPTETDDDVLEIADMAHEVIRAGRAATGSKDIRCTVSIGGFVPKPHTPFQWAPMERPEVIDGRLRMLKQAINADRSLGRAIGFRYHDGEPSLIEGLLSRGDRRVGAVIRRVWENGGRFDGWSEHFSYQRWVQAATEVLPAFGVDLDWYTTRRRDELEVLPWDHLDSGLDKDWLWQDWQDALSEYEQDDCRWTPCFDCGVCPSMDTEIQIGPTGKKLLPLTPVNGLKLPTPAQP from the coding sequence ATGAGCGTCCCGTCCACCACGCCGCGCCCCGCCGCGGCCAATTCGATCTGGCCCCGGCTGGAGCCGCTGCTGCCCCAGGTGACCAAGCCCATCCAGTACGTCGGTGGCGAGTTGGGCGCGGTGGTCAAGGACTGGGACGCGGCGGCCGTGCGCTGGGCGTTGATGTACCCCGACGCCTACGAGGTCGGCCTGCCAAACCAGGGCGTGCAGATCCTCTACGAGGTGCTCAACGAGCTGCCTGACGTGCTCGCCGAGCGGACGTACGCGGTCTGGCCGGACCTGGAGAAGCTGATGCGCGCGCACGGCGTGCCGCAGTTCACCGTCGACGCGCACCGCTCGGTACGCGACTTCGACGTCTTCGGCGTCTCCTTCTCCACCGAGCTGGGCTACACGAACCTGCTCACCGCGATCGACCTGGCCGGCATCCCGCTGCTCGCCGCCGGCCGCACCGACGCCGACCCGGTGATCGTGGCCGGCGGCCACGCCGCGTTCAACCCGGAGCCGATCGCCGACTTCGTCGACGCCGCCGTGCTCGGCGACGGCGAGGAGGCGGTCCTGGAGATCACCGGGATCGTGCGGGAGTGGAAGGCCGAGGGCTCCCCGGGCGGGCGCGACGAGCTGCTGCTGCGCCTGGCCCGCACCGAGAGCGTCTACGTGCCGCGCTTCTACGACGTGGACTACCTCCCCGACGGCCGCATCCAGCGGGTCGTGCCGAACCGGGCGGACGTGCCGTTCCGGGTGCACAAGCGCACGACGATGGACCTGGACGCCTGGCCGTACCCGAAGAAGCCCCTGGTACCGCTCGCCGAGACCGTGCACGAGCGGTACGCGGTGGAGATCTTCCGGGGCTGCACCCGGGGCTGCCGGTTCTGCCAGGCCGGCATGATCACCCGGCCGGTACGGGAGCGCTCGATCACCACCGTCGGGCAGATGGTGCGCGAAGGGCTGGAGTTCTCCGGCTTCCACGAGGTGGGCCTGCTGTCGCTGTCGTCGGCCGACCACTCCGAGATCGGCGACATGTGCTCCGGCCTGGCCCAGCAGTACGAGGGCACCAACGTCTCGCTCTCGCTGCCGTCGACCCGGGTGGACGCGTTCAACATCGACCTCGCGCAGGAGCTGTCCCGCAACGGTCGGCGTACCGGCCTGACCTTCGCCCCCGAGGGCGGGTCGGAGCGGATCCGCAAGGTCATCAACAAGATGGTGTCGAAGGAAGACCTGATCCGCACCGTCGTCACCGCGTACACGAACGGCTGGCGGCAGGTGAAGCTGTACTTCATGTGCGGCCTGCCCACCGAGACCGACGACGACGTCCTCGAGATCGCGGACATGGCCCACGAGGTCATCCGGGCCGGCCGGGCCGCCACCGGCTCGAAGGACATCCGCTGCACGGTCTCCATCGGCGGATTCGTTCCGAAGCCGCACACCCCGTTCCAGTGGGCGCCGATGGAGCGGCCGGAGGTCATCGACGGCCGGCTCCGGATGCTCAAGCAGGCGATCAACGCGGACCGCTCGCTCGGCCGGGCGATCGGCTTCCGCTACCACGACGGCGAGCCGTCGCTGATCGAGGGCCTGCTCAGCCGGGGTGACCGCCGCGTCGGCGCGGTGATCCGCCGGGTCTGGGAGAACGGCGGCCGGTTCGACGGCTGGAGCGAGCACTTCTCCTACCAGCGTTGGGTGCAGGCGGCGACCGAGGTACTGCCCGCCTTCGGGGTCGACCTCGACTGGTACACCACCCGCCGGCGCGACGAGCTGGAGGTCCTGCCCTGGGACCACCTGGACTCGGGCCTGGACAAGGACTGGCTCTGGCAGGACTGGCAGGACGCGCTCAGCGAGTACGAGCAGGACGACTGCCGATGGACCCCGTGCTTCGACTGCGGCGTCTGCCCGTCGATGGACACCGAGATCCAGATCGGCCCGACGGGGAAGAAGCTGCTCCCGCTGACCCCGGTCAACGGCCTGAAGCTGCCCACCCCCGCCCAGCCCTGA
- a CDS encoding TIGR03936 family radical SAM-associated protein translates to MQRVRIRYAKRGPLRFTSHRDFARAFERALRRAGVPIAFSQGFTPHPKISYASAAPTGVASEAEYLEIGLREQVDPAELRAALDAALSPGLDVLDAVVASGGSLADRIEASHWRIELPEVDPAVLQRAVSAFTAAEEVLVERMTKQGRRTFDARAAVIRIDVVGSPETPSGAPAVPCAILELVVRQVTPSVRPDDVLSGLRVVADLEPPVSPRVIRLAQGTLTAQDAIADPLDADRDGATIGEH, encoded by the coding sequence GTGCAGCGGGTCCGGATCCGGTACGCCAAGCGCGGCCCGCTGCGCTTCACCTCGCACCGGGACTTCGCCCGCGCGTTCGAGCGGGCGCTGCGCCGGGCGGGCGTGCCGATCGCCTTCTCCCAGGGCTTCACCCCGCACCCCAAGATCTCGTACGCCAGCGCCGCCCCGACGGGCGTGGCGAGCGAGGCCGAGTACCTGGAGATCGGCCTGCGTGAGCAGGTCGACCCGGCGGAGCTGCGCGCCGCGCTGGACGCCGCCCTCTCGCCGGGGCTCGACGTGCTCGACGCGGTAGTGGCCTCGGGGGGAAGTCTTGCCGACCGGATCGAGGCGTCGCACTGGCGCATCGAGTTGCCCGAGGTCGACCCGGCCGTCCTGCAACGGGCGGTTTCCGCCTTCACGGCCGCCGAAGAGGTGCTGGTCGAGCGGATGACCAAGCAGGGCCGGCGCACCTTCGACGCCCGCGCGGCGGTGATCCGCATCGATGTCGTGGGGTCGCCGGAGACGCCTTCCGGGGCCCCGGCCGTACCGTGTGCGATACTCGAACTGGTCGTGCGGCAGGTCACCCCCTCCGTGCGGCCCGATGACGTCCTTTCCGGCCTCCGCGTGGTGGCCGACCTGGAGCCGCCGGTCTCGCCGAGGGTGATCCGGCTGGCACAGGGCACGCTGACCGCGCAGGATGCGATCGCGGATCCGTTGGACGCGGACCGCGACGGGGCAACCATCGGTGAACACTGA
- a CDS encoding Rne/Rng family ribonuclease, with product MLENEPEGGERTGSQPAGETADASTVETAAGAGNAPAVEHAAGAASAADGGNAPAAQNAGADQVGTGEGEQAPAAPVRRRTTRRRAAPLNQPEQTEAPVEASTASVSGSGEAPQAEVFAPVSGDLDAAPKATRRRRKATTAKVAEDTAAPAPEAAAPAPEAATRPAEATGEAPVAADQAPTEPVAPPVKATRTRRKKAAPAAAEPAAETPPDVAGAAPAGAVEPPPAGVEPEAGTGFGAAAPPVAVSGAESRSGEVPPGVAVTAPAEEEEPTEEVEPVVEPEPEPEPRTRRRRAALSAPTVLFMAPQPEDVPVARVVAPAPEPEPEEQPAAEEPVEPARRRRRGRRDAEVVEAVELEEPVEEAEEAAEDEDEDDESAAARRRRRRGRRGRGRGKGGADDVEDEESEEAAQAEAEETEGDEDEDAEGGDALTRRRRRRRRRGAGDVEAGADDGVPTVVKIREPRKTVDEVQGVSGSTRLEAKRQRRRDGREQRRTRPPILSESEFLARREAVDRVMAVRQRGDRTQIAVLEDGVLVEHYVTRNSSGTMAGNVYLGKVQNVLPSMEAAFVDIGRGRNAVLYAGEVNWDTTGLEGRARSIEQALRSGDSVLVQVTKDPIGHKGARLTSHIALSGRHLVYVPHGNASGISRKLPDTERKRLRDVLKKLVPDGAGVIVRTAAEGASEDELARDVKRLQAQWEDIQAKATEGGAPVLLYEEPDLVIRVVRDLFNEDFRELVIEGEQSYDIVESYLSHVSPDLVARLRRHVGTADVFAEYRIDEQIIKGLDRKVFLPSGGSLVIDRTEAMTVIDVNTGKYTGSGGNLEETVTRNNLEAAEEIVRQLRLRDLGGIVVIDFIDMVLESNRELVLRRLTECLGRDRTKHQVTEITSLGLVQMTRKRIGAGLLEAFSETCECCKGRGLIIHTEPVPEKPRSGGGGAGEKVKAVASAVTAPAAEPAAGTSRRRARKGAPAERTVAEVTETVADAAPDAEYHDTMGYDLSRYEADTTAAGEAADSQTGESARLAAPDDPDALSDADGDESEGGAGRRRSRRSGARRRTRP from the coding sequence ATGCTCGAGAACGAGCCCGAGGGCGGCGAACGGACCGGTTCACAGCCGGCCGGCGAGACCGCTGACGCCAGCACCGTCGAGACCGCCGCCGGGGCGGGGAACGCCCCCGCGGTGGAGCACGCCGCCGGAGCGGCGAGCGCCGCTGACGGCGGGAACGCCCCCGCGGCGCAGAACGCCGGCGCCGACCAGGTTGGCACCGGCGAGGGCGAGCAGGCCCCGGCCGCCCCGGTACGACGGCGTACCACCCGGCGGCGGGCCGCGCCGCTGAACCAGCCGGAGCAGACCGAGGCGCCCGTCGAGGCGTCCACGGCGTCCGTGTCGGGCAGCGGCGAGGCGCCGCAGGCCGAGGTGTTCGCCCCCGTCTCCGGCGACCTCGACGCCGCCCCGAAGGCGACCCGCCGCCGCCGCAAGGCCACCACCGCGAAGGTCGCCGAGGACACCGCCGCGCCGGCCCCGGAGGCCGCCGCGCCGGCACCCGAGGCCGCCACCCGGCCCGCCGAGGCCACCGGGGAGGCGCCGGTCGCAGCCGACCAGGCGCCCACCGAGCCGGTCGCGCCGCCGGTCAAGGCGACGCGTACCCGTCGGAAGAAGGCCGCCCCCGCCGCGGCCGAGCCGGCCGCCGAGACCCCGCCCGACGTCGCCGGCGCCGCCCCCGCCGGGGCCGTGGAGCCGCCGCCTGCCGGGGTCGAGCCGGAGGCCGGCACCGGATTCGGCGCCGCCGCCCCGCCCGTCGCGGTCAGCGGCGCCGAGAGCCGTTCCGGTGAGGTGCCGCCGGGCGTCGCGGTCACCGCGCCCGCCGAGGAGGAGGAGCCGACCGAGGAGGTCGAGCCGGTCGTCGAGCCGGAGCCGGAGCCGGAGCCGCGCACCCGCCGCCGGCGGGCCGCGCTCTCCGCGCCCACCGTGCTCTTCATGGCCCCGCAGCCGGAGGACGTCCCGGTCGCCCGGGTCGTCGCGCCGGCACCGGAGCCGGAGCCGGAGGAGCAGCCCGCCGCCGAGGAGCCGGTCGAGCCGGCGCGCCGCCGCCGACGTGGCCGCCGCGACGCCGAGGTGGTCGAGGCCGTCGAGCTCGAGGAGCCGGTGGAGGAGGCCGAGGAGGCCGCCGAGGACGAGGACGAGGACGACGAGAGCGCCGCGGCCCGGCGCCGGCGTCGGCGTGGCCGTCGCGGCCGTGGCCGGGGCAAGGGCGGCGCGGACGACGTCGAGGACGAGGAGTCCGAGGAGGCCGCGCAGGCCGAGGCGGAGGAGACCGAGGGCGACGAGGACGAGGACGCCGAGGGCGGCGACGCGCTGACCCGCCGCCGTCGCCGTCGCCGCCGCCGGGGTGCCGGCGACGTCGAGGCGGGCGCCGACGACGGCGTGCCGACCGTCGTCAAGATCCGCGAGCCGCGCAAGACCGTCGACGAGGTGCAGGGCGTCTCCGGCTCCACCCGCCTGGAGGCCAAGCGCCAGCGCCGCCGCGACGGCCGCGAGCAGCGCCGTACCCGGCCGCCGATCCTCAGCGAGTCGGAGTTCCTGGCCCGGCGGGAGGCCGTCGACCGGGTGATGGCGGTACGCCAGCGCGGTGACCGTACCCAGATCGCCGTCCTGGAGGACGGGGTGCTCGTCGAGCACTACGTCACCCGCAACTCCTCCGGCACCATGGCCGGCAACGTCTACCTCGGCAAGGTGCAGAACGTCCTGCCCAGCATGGAGGCGGCCTTCGTCGACATCGGGCGCGGCCGCAACGCCGTCCTGTACGCCGGCGAGGTCAACTGGGACACCACCGGCCTGGAGGGGCGGGCCCGTTCGATCGAGCAGGCGCTGCGCTCCGGCGACTCGGTGCTGGTGCAGGTCACCAAGGATCCGATCGGTCACAAGGGCGCGCGGCTGACCAGCCACATCGCGCTCTCCGGCCGGCACCTGGTCTACGTGCCCCACGGCAACGCCTCCGGCATCAGCCGCAAGCTGCCCGACACCGAGCGCAAGCGCCTGCGCGACGTGCTGAAGAAGCTGGTGCCGGACGGCGCGGGCGTGATCGTCCGGACGGCCGCCGAGGGCGCCAGCGAGGACGAGCTGGCGCGCGACGTCAAGCGGCTCCAGGCGCAGTGGGAGGACATCCAGGCCAAGGCGACCGAGGGCGGCGCCCCGGTGCTGCTCTACGAGGAGCCGGACCTGGTCATCCGGGTCGTCCGGGACCTGTTCAACGAGGACTTCCGCGAGCTGGTGATCGAGGGCGAGCAGTCGTACGACATCGTCGAGTCGTACCTGTCGCACGTCTCGCCCGACCTGGTCGCCCGGCTGCGCCGGCACGTCGGCACCGCCGACGTCTTCGCCGAGTACCGCATCGACGAGCAGATCATCAAGGGACTGGACCGCAAGGTCTTCCTCCCCTCGGGCGGCTCGCTGGTGATCGACCGGACCGAGGCGATGACGGTCATCGACGTCAACACCGGCAAGTACACCGGCTCCGGGGGCAACCTGGAGGAGACCGTCACCCGCAACAACCTGGAGGCGGCCGAGGAGATCGTCCGCCAGCTCCGGCTGCGCGACCTCGGCGGCATCGTGGTGATCGACTTCATCGACATGGTGCTGGAGTCCAACCGTGAGCTGGTGCTGCGCCGGCTGACCGAGTGCCTGGGCCGGGACCGCACCAAGCACCAGGTCACCGAGATCACCTCGCTCGGGCTGGTGCAGATGACCCGCAAGCGGATCGGCGCGGGCCTGCTGGAGGCGTTCAGCGAGACCTGCGAGTGCTGCAAGGGCCGGGGCCTGATCATCCACACCGAGCCGGTGCCCGAGAAGCCGCGCTCCGGCGGTGGCGGCGCGGGGGAGAAGGTCAAGGCGGTCGCCTCCGCCGTGACCGCCCCGGCGGCGGAGCCGGCCGCCGGAACCTCCCGGCGCCGGGCGCGCAAGGGCGCGCCGGCCGAGCGCACCGTGGCGGAGGTCACCGAGACCGTCGCCGACGCGGCCCCGGACGCCGAGTACCACGACACCATGGGCTACGACCTGTCCCGCTACGAGGCGGACACCACCGCCGCCGGCGAGGCCGCCGACAGCCAGACGGGCGAGTCGGCCCGGCTCGCCGCCCCGGACGACCCGGACGCGCTCTCCGACGCCGACGGCGACGAGTCGGAGGGCGGTGCCGGCCGGCGCCGGTCCCGCCGCAGCGGCGCGCGGCGGCGTACCCGGCCGTGA
- the rplU gene encoding 50S ribosomal protein L21, whose amino-acid sequence MYAIVKTGGKQYKVAEGDVIEVEKLVGAPGDAVKLTAVLLVDGDDLVTDAAKLAKVAVSGEIAAHTKGPKIRIHKFKNKTGYHKRQGHRQPLTQVKVTGISSGK is encoded by the coding sequence ATGTACGCGATCGTCAAGACCGGCGGCAAGCAGTACAAGGTCGCCGAGGGCGACGTGATCGAGGTCGAGAAGCTCGTCGGTGCCCCCGGCGACGCGGTGAAGCTCACCGCGGTGCTCCTCGTCGACGGTGACGACCTGGTGACCGACGCGGCGAAGCTTGCCAAGGTCGCGGTGTCCGGCGAGATCGCCGCGCACACCAAGGGCCCGAAGATCCGGATCCACAAGTTCAAGAACAAGACCGGCTACCACAAGCGCCAGGGTCACCGCCAGCCGTTGACCCAGGTCAAGGTGACCGGCATCTCCAGCGGGAAGTAG
- the rpmA gene encoding 50S ribosomal protein L27 yields MAHKKGASSSRNGRDSAAQRLGVKRFGGQVVSAGEILIRQRGTKFHPGDLVGRGGDDTLFALAAGSVQFGTKRGRKTVSIVPQQ; encoded by the coding sequence ATGGCTCACAAAAAGGGTGCGTCCAGCTCGCGCAACGGCCGTGACTCCGCGGCCCAGCGGCTCGGCGTGAAGCGCTTCGGTGGTCAGGTCGTCAGCGCGGGTGAGATCCTCATCCGTCAGCGTGGCACCAAGTTCCACCCCGGTGACCTGGTCGGCCGCGGCGGAGACGACACGCTCTTCGCGCTGGCCGCCGGTTCGGTCCAGTTCGGCACCAAGCGCGGTCGCAAGACCGTCAGCATCGTGCCGCAGCAGTAG